GGGCACGTCGGCCATGGGGCCGTTCACGCGGTACTGGGCGGGCGAGTGCACGTCGGTGAGCAGTTGCGAAGCCAGGCTTTCATCGCGCACGTGCATCTGCCAGCCCAGGGCGTAGCCCAGAAAATAGCGCTGCACAGGCGTCAGGCCGTTAATTTTCTTGCCTTCCTTGTACTGCTTGGTCTTTTTGAAGGCATCGAGGCCAATGACGATGCCGCCGAGGTCGGCAATGTTTTCGCCGGCCGTGGCTTTGCCGTTGATGTGCAACGAGTCGAGCAAGGTGTAGCCGTTGAACTGCTTCACGATGCCGTTCACCCGCTCGTTGAAGCGCTTGCGGTCCTCCTTGCTCCACCACTCGTGCAGGTTGCCGTGGGCGTCGTATTGGCTGCCTTCGTCGTCGAAGCCGTGGGTGAGCTCGTGGCCGATGGTGCTGGCGCCGGCGTAGCCGTACACCAGGGCGTCGTCGGCATCAGCGTCGAGCAGGCCGGGCACGGCAAAGGCCGCGGCCGGCAGCACAATCTCGTTGTTCGAGGAGTTGTAGTAAGCGTTGTAGGTCTGTGGAGTCATGTCCCACTCGGTGCGGTCCACGGGCTTGCCCAGCTTGTTGAGCTGGTACTGCCACTGCCACTGGTTGGCACGCATCACGTTGTCGGCCAGCGAGTTGCGGTCAATTTTTAGGGTTGAATAGTCCTTCCACTTATCGGGGTAGCCTACTTTGGGGGTGATTTTGTGGAGCTTGTCGAGGGCCACCACTTTGGTGGATGCACTCATCCAATCCAGTTTCTGAATGTGCTCGGCGAAGGCCGACGTCACGTTCTTCACCAGCGTGTCGTAACGGGCTTTGGCTTCGGGCTTGAAGTATTCTTTCACGAAAAGCTGGCCCAGCGCATCGCCAAGGGCGTCCTCTTGCATATCGAGCACGCGTTTCCAGCGGGGGCGGATTTCCTTGGCGCCGCGCAGCACGGTGCTGTAGAAGTGAAAGTTCTCGTTCACGAACTGGCTGCTGAGCGTGGGCGCAAACGTGCGGGCCAACTGCCAGCTGAGGTAGGCTTTCCAATCGTCGAGCGGAGCCGTTTTCAGCAGCTTGCCCGCCGTCTGGTAAAACTCCGGCTGGCCCACAATGACGGTATCGGCATTGGGCACGCCCATTTGGCCAAACCAGGTTTTCCAGTCGAGGCCCGGGGTCAGCTTGTCGAGCTGCGCGATGCTCATCTTGTGGTAGTTGGCGTAGGGGTCGCGCAGGGCTTCGAGCTTGCGCGAGGACTTGGCCAGGCTGGTTTCCAAGGCCATTACCCGGCCGGCATTGGCCTGCGCGGCGGCGTCGTCCTGGCCCAGCAGCTTGAATGTGTTGGCCACATGCATCAGGTACTCGGCCCGAATGTTCTTCGTGCGCGAATCGGTGTTGAAGTAGTAGTCGCGGTTGGGCAGGCCCAGGCCCGACTGGCGCAGG
This DNA window, taken from Hymenobacter sp. 5317J-9, encodes the following:
- a CDS encoding M13 family metallopeptidase gives rise to the protein MKKPLFLLPLLAAAVTGCPSNSLKTASSGDKPDLLYAALDTTVAPGDDFFSYANGTWIKNNPIPASESNMGIGKKVQDEVYARLRETSVEAAKANAAAGSNQQKIGDFWAVGMDSVKADKLGAAPLKPELDRIAAIKTVADVQAAIAHEIPLGVRALIGPRVGQDDKNSDKMVLYLRQSGLGLPNRDYYFNTDSRTKNIRAEYLMHVANTFKLLGQDDAAAQANAGRVMALETSLAKSSRKLEALRDPYANYHKMSIAQLDKLTPGLDWKTWFGQMGVPNADTVIVGQPEFYQTAGKLLKTAPLDDWKAYLSWQLARTFAPTLSSQFVNENFHFYSTVLRGAKEIRPRWKRVLDMQEDALGDALGQLFVKEYFKPEAKARYDTLVKNVTSAFAEHIQKLDWMSASTKVVALDKLHKITPKVGYPDKWKDYSTLKIDRNSLADNVMRANQWQWQYQLNKLGKPVDRTEWDMTPQTYNAYYNSSNNEIVLPAAAFAVPGLLDADADDALVYGYAGASTIGHELTHGFDDEGSQYDAHGNLHEWWSKEDRKRFNERVNGIVKQFNGYTLLDSLHINGKATAGENIADLGGIVIGLDAFKKTKQYKEGKKINGLTPVQRYFLGYALGWQMHVRDESLASQLLTDVHSPAQYRVNGPMADVPAFYEAFGVKPGQKLYRPDSTRVVIW